In one window of Paludisphaera rhizosphaerae DNA:
- a CDS encoding MogA/MoaB family molybdenum cofactor biosynthesis protein yields MSKGRSVDEHRAEAPKSLTLAVLTVSDTRTTATDASGALIVELAETAGHRVIARAITPDEPEAVRAFITARVGEHPAQPAVDAVLVTGGTGISPRDQTYETVSALLTKPLPGYGELFRMLSYEQIGPACMLSRAVGGLMDRTVILVMPGSRAAVELAMTKIILPELPHLVREARKG; encoded by the coding sequence ATGAGCAAGGGACGATCCGTCGACGAGCATCGAGCCGAAGCCCCGAAGTCGCTCACCCTGGCCGTCCTGACCGTCTCCGACACCCGGACGACCGCAACCGACGCTTCCGGCGCGCTGATCGTCGAACTGGCCGAGACTGCTGGCCATCGCGTCATCGCCCGCGCCATCACCCCCGACGAACCCGAGGCCGTCCGCGCCTTCATCACGGCCCGCGTTGGCGAACATCCCGCGCAGCCGGCCGTCGACGCGGTCCTCGTCACCGGCGGGACTGGCATCAGCCCGCGCGATCAAACCTACGAAACGGTCTCCGCCTTGTTGACGAAGCCCCTTCCCGGTTACGGCGAGCTGTTCCGGATGCTCAGCTACGAGCAGATCGGCCCCGCCTGCATGCTCAGCCGGGCCGTCGGCGGCCTGATGGACCGGACCGTGATCCTCGTCATGCCCGGCTCCCGCGCGGCCGTCGAACTGGCGATGACGAAGATCATCCTGCCGGAATTGCCCCATCTGGTTCGCGAGGCGCGGAAGGGCTGA
- a CDS encoding PSD1 and planctomycete cytochrome C domain-containing protein, which yields MTSRRLWVAAWSGLTLGLTAANALGDDAFEAQIRPLLVERCQSCHGPDKQKGSLRVDSREALLEGGDNGPAVVAGDPAGSPLIEAVRRSGELKMPPDEKQKLSPEAVAALERWIAAGAPWPKSAATPVTTRKDLWARHWAFQPVVDPPVPKPAETSLIRTPVDAFVQSRLDAAGIPPASEADRRTLIRRVSYDLNGLPPTNDEVAAFVADPDPDAYEKLVDRLLSSPRYGEQWGRLWLDVARYSDTKGYVYAREERFSVPAPAYRDWVVKAFNDDMPYDRFLVDQIAADQSDPSAAAAMGFLTVGRRFLGVTHDVIDDRIDVVCRGTMGLTVGCARCHDHKYDPIPTADYYSLYGVFMNATERLVRVGDGPLEGQKREAFEAELLKRQEAMRKGMAEARAEAAKRARAKIVDYLLAQLDLASVPQEGFDIVVGKDDVVPAFVRRWTAYLDRQAKADDPIFRPWRQIVAKEPITSAAPLNPRVASAFATPPASPREAAERYAKLFAEVDEQWQASLKTSADALALPDPDAEALRRVLYAEDSPCLVPDEPIVSTEGYFDTGTIDAMWKLQGEVDRWLIQPQAPPFAVEVVDRADLREARVFRRGSPANQGETVPRRFLRAVAGSDAEPFDHGAGRLDLARAIVDPSNPLTARVWVNRIWARHFGAGLVRTPSDFGIRAEAPSHPEMLDWLASRLVESGWSTKAIHRLIVLSSAYRRRSDAPTSAKAEAVDPENRLLWKMNPHRLTFEELRDSLLAVSGELDDRMGGRATALFGGSSNRRRTLYGLVDRQFLPGVFRTFDFANPDLHTPSRSETTVPQQALFALNNPFVADRARSLAAKLPKDDFEAGVQRLYEAIYQRPPTSSQSSAAVGFLQSSTAAPEPSPSPESLAWSYGYGAVDPKEGPSTASFTPLPHFDGEGWGGGPKWPDKKLGWARITAEGGHPGDDLKRSIYRRWTSPVRGEVAVASTLVHEEAAGDGVRGWLIHGRRGVLKSAAVHNGREDFSVDSIAVEPGDTLDFVVDIRDGLNNDQHLWAPTIRVVKAEPPSPSAWDAHRDFGGPPPRRLSPWEQLAQVLLMSNEFTFVD from the coding sequence ATGACCTCACGACGGCTGTGGGTCGCCGCGTGGTCGGGGCTCACCCTGGGCCTGACCGCGGCGAACGCCCTGGGCGACGACGCATTCGAGGCCCAGATCCGACCCCTGCTCGTGGAACGTTGCCAGTCCTGCCATGGCCCCGACAAGCAGAAGGGGAGTCTGCGGGTCGACAGTCGCGAGGCGCTGCTGGAGGGAGGCGACAACGGCCCGGCCGTCGTCGCCGGCGACCCCGCGGGCTCGCCCCTGATCGAAGCCGTCCGGCGATCGGGCGAGCTGAAGATGCCGCCCGACGAGAAGCAGAAGCTGTCGCCCGAGGCCGTCGCCGCTTTGGAGCGTTGGATCGCCGCCGGCGCGCCGTGGCCGAAGTCGGCCGCGACGCCTGTCACGACTCGCAAGGACCTCTGGGCTCGCCACTGGGCATTCCAGCCGGTCGTCGATCCGCCGGTGCCGAAACCAGCCGAGACGTCCCTCATCCGGACCCCCGTCGACGCGTTCGTCCAATCACGGCTCGACGCCGCCGGGATTCCCCCGGCTTCCGAGGCCGATCGCCGCACGCTCATCCGCCGCGTCTCCTACGACCTGAACGGCCTGCCGCCGACGAATGACGAGGTCGCCGCGTTCGTCGCCGACCCCGATCCGGACGCCTATGAGAAGCTCGTCGACCGGCTACTCTCCAGCCCGAGGTACGGCGAGCAGTGGGGGCGGCTCTGGCTGGACGTCGCCCGGTACTCCGACACCAAGGGGTACGTCTACGCCCGCGAAGAACGCTTCTCCGTCCCCGCCCCCGCCTATCGCGATTGGGTGGTGAAGGCGTTCAACGACGACATGCCCTACGATCGTTTCCTCGTCGATCAGATCGCCGCCGACCAGTCTGATCCCTCGGCTGCCGCGGCCATGGGATTCCTGACCGTCGGCCGGCGGTTCCTGGGGGTGACGCACGACGTGATCGACGATCGTATCGACGTGGTCTGTCGCGGCACGATGGGACTTACGGTCGGCTGCGCGCGCTGCCACGATCACAAGTACGACCCGATCCCCACGGCCGATTATTACTCGCTCTACGGCGTCTTCATGAACGCCACCGAGCGGCTCGTCCGCGTGGGCGACGGCCCCCTGGAGGGGCAAAAGCGGGAGGCCTTTGAGGCCGAACTGCTCAAGCGACAGGAGGCCATGCGCAAGGGGATGGCCGAGGCTCGAGCGGAAGCGGCGAAACGCGCCCGGGCGAAGATCGTCGATTACCTCCTTGCCCAGCTCGATCTGGCGAGCGTGCCGCAGGAAGGGTTTGACATCGTCGTCGGCAAGGACGATGTCGTGCCCGCCTTCGTCCGCCGCTGGACGGCCTATCTCGATCGCCAGGCGAAGGCCGACGATCCCATCTTCCGCCCCTGGCGTCAGATCGTCGCCAAGGAGCCGATCACGTCCGCAGCGCCGCTCAATCCTCGCGTCGCCTCGGCTTTCGCGACGCCGCCGGCCTCGCCGCGCGAGGCGGCCGAGCGTTACGCCAAGCTCTTCGCCGAGGTCGACGAGCAGTGGCAAGCCAGCCTCAAGACGTCAGCCGACGCTCTCGCCCTACCCGATCCGGACGCCGAGGCCCTCCGTCGGGTCCTCTACGCTGAGGACTCCCCCTGCCTGGTCCCCGACGAGCCGATCGTCTCGACCGAAGGTTATTTCGACACCGGAACCATCGATGCGATGTGGAAGCTCCAGGGCGAGGTGGATCGTTGGCTGATCCAGCCTCAGGCGCCCCCCTTCGCCGTGGAGGTCGTCGATCGAGCCGACCTGCGCGAGGCCCGCGTCTTCCGCCGCGGCTCGCCGGCCAATCAGGGGGAAACAGTCCCGCGTCGGTTCCTTCGCGCCGTCGCCGGCTCGGACGCGGAGCCCTTCGATCACGGCGCGGGGCGGCTCGACCTGGCCCGAGCCATCGTCGATCCCTCGAACCCACTGACGGCCCGCGTCTGGGTTAACCGGATCTGGGCCCGCCACTTCGGCGCCGGTCTGGTGCGAACGCCCAGCGATTTCGGCATCCGCGCCGAGGCCCCGAGCCATCCCGAAATGCTGGACTGGCTGGCGAGCCGACTGGTTGAATCGGGATGGAGCACCAAGGCGATCCACCGCCTCATCGTCCTGTCCTCGGCCTATCGCCGCCGGTCCGACGCACCGACCTCGGCCAAGGCGGAGGCCGTCGACCCCGAGAACCGCCTGCTCTGGAAGATGAACCCCCATCGCCTGACCTTCGAGGAACTGCGCGACTCGCTGCTGGCCGTCTCCGGCGAACTCGACGACCGGATGGGCGGCCGGGCTACGGCCCTCTTCGGCGGATCGTCCAACAGGCGGCGGACGCTCTACGGCCTGGTCGATCGCCAGTTCCTGCCGGGCGTCTTCCGGACCTTCGACTTCGCCAACCCCGACCTTCACACGCCCAGCCGCAGCGAGACCACCGTTCCGCAGCAGGCCCTCTTCGCCCTCAACAACCCGTTCGTCGCCGACCGGGCGCGGAGCCTCGCCGCGAAGCTCCCGAAAGATGACTTCGAAGCCGGCGTGCAGCGACTGTACGAGGCGATCTACCAGCGACCGCCGACTTCCTCGCAGTCCTCGGCGGCCGTCGGCTTCCTGCAATCGTCGACCGCCGCTCCCGAGCCCTCGCCATCGCCTGAGTCGCTCGCCTGGAGCTACGGTTATGGCGCCGTCGACCCGAAGGAGGGCCCTTCCACGGCGTCGTTCACCCCCCTGCCCCACTTCGACGGCGAGGGCTGGGGGGGCGGCCCGAAGTGGCCCGACAAGAAACTCGGATGGGCGCGGATCACGGCCGAGGGGGGCCACCCGGGCGACGACCTCAAGCGCTCCATCTACCGCCGATGGACCTCGCCCGTTCGAGGCGAGGTCGCCGTGGCCTCGACTCTCGTTCACGAAGAAGCTGCCGGCGACGGCGTGCGGGGATGGCTCATCCACGGTCGACGGGGCGTCCTCAAATCGGCCGCCGTCCACAATGGTCGCGAGGACTTCTCGGTCGACTCCATCGCCGTCGAGCCGGGCGATACGCTCGACTTCGTCGTCGATATTCGCGACGGCCTGAACAACGATCAGCACCTCTGGGCGCCGACGATTCGGGTCGTGAAGGCCGAGCCGCCGTCGCCTTCTGCCTGGGACGCCCATCGCGACTTCGGCGGTCCGCCGCCCCGCCGGCTCAGCCCGTGGGAGCAGCTCGCCCAGGTGCTGCTGATGTCCAACGAGTTTACATTCGTCGATTGA
- a CDS encoding DUF1501 domain-containing protein: protein MSHDFEGPLFSRRAILQRSALGLGALGLGGLLSDEKAFAGEATPGGLLAAKPPHFPGKAKRVIHFFLNGGPSQVDTFDPKPALAKYAGQPIPINLTTERKTGAAFPSPFKFKRYGESGIEVSELFARTAEHIDDIAVIRSMVAQVPNHEPSLMLMNCGDSVLPRPSVGAWVLYGLGVENQNLPGFVAMCPGGFPIKDAENWNSGFLPGVYQGTFVDPKNREIDKLIENVRSPHASRESQRRQLDLLRTLDEEHRRERRDPRLEARIQSFETAFRMQVEAADAFDVDREPQRIREMYGDTVHGRQTLIARRLLERGVRYVQLWHGAGQPWDDHAAIEKNHRAHAADIDGPIAALLTDLKQRGLFEDTLVIWGGEFGRTPTVELDGSGKAALGRDHNHYGFTVWMAGGGVKGGTIHGATDEFGFKAVEDVVDVHDLHATILHLLGFDHERLTYRYAGRDFRLTDVAGRVIRPILA, encoded by the coding sequence GTGAGCCACGACTTTGAAGGTCCGCTGTTCAGTCGACGGGCGATCCTGCAACGCTCGGCGCTGGGGCTTGGCGCCCTCGGCCTGGGCGGGCTGTTGAGCGATGAGAAGGCCTTCGCCGGCGAGGCGACCCCAGGCGGGTTGCTTGCCGCGAAACCACCGCATTTCCCCGGCAAGGCGAAGCGGGTCATCCACTTCTTCCTCAACGGAGGCCCGAGCCAGGTCGACACCTTCGACCCCAAGCCGGCGCTCGCGAAATACGCGGGACAGCCGATCCCCATCAATCTGACGACCGAGCGCAAAACCGGTGCGGCGTTTCCCTCGCCCTTCAAGTTCAAGCGTTACGGCGAGAGCGGCATCGAGGTTTCCGAACTCTTCGCACGGACGGCCGAGCACATCGACGACATCGCCGTGATTCGGTCGATGGTCGCCCAGGTGCCGAACCACGAGCCGTCGCTGATGCTGATGAACTGCGGCGATTCCGTCTTGCCGCGCCCCAGCGTCGGCGCGTGGGTCCTGTACGGGCTCGGCGTGGAGAACCAGAACCTCCCCGGCTTCGTCGCCATGTGCCCCGGCGGATTTCCGATCAAGGACGCTGAAAACTGGAATTCCGGCTTCCTTCCCGGCGTCTACCAGGGGACGTTCGTCGATCCCAAGAACCGCGAGATCGACAAGCTTATCGAGAACGTCCGCAGCCCCCACGCCTCGCGTGAGTCGCAGCGACGGCAACTCGACCTGCTCCGCACGCTTGATGAGGAGCATCGCCGCGAGCGTCGAGACCCCCGGCTGGAGGCCCGCATCCAGTCGTTCGAGACGGCTTTCCGGATGCAGGTCGAAGCGGCCGACGCCTTCGACGTGGACCGTGAGCCCCAGCGCATCCGCGAGATGTACGGCGACACCGTCCACGGCCGCCAGACGCTCATCGCCCGACGGCTTTTGGAGCGGGGAGTCCGCTACGTCCAGCTCTGGCACGGGGCCGGCCAGCCCTGGGACGATCACGCGGCCATTGAGAAGAACCACCGCGCCCACGCTGCCGACATCGACGGCCCCATCGCCGCCCTGCTGACCGACCTCAAGCAGCGTGGGCTGTTCGAGGACACGCTCGTCATCTGGGGGGGCGAGTTCGGCCGCACGCCGACCGTCGAACTGGACGGCTCCGGCAAGGCGGCCCTCGGCCGCGACCACAACCACTACGGCTTCACCGTCTGGATGGCCGGCGGCGGCGTGAAGGGGGGGACGATCCACGGCGCGACCGACGAGTTCGGCTTCAAGGCCGTGGAGGACGTCGTCGACGTCCACGACCTCCACGCGACGATCCTCCACCTGCTGGGCTTCGACCACGAGCGCCTGACGTACCGCTACGCCGGCCGCGACTTCCGCCTGACCGACGTCGCCGGCCGCGTCATCCGCCCGATCCTGGCCTGA